TCTCGGTGACGAGCGACTGCTTCTCCAGCGCCTGCTTCACCGTCTTGACGATGGCGTGGCGCTTGAGCGGCTTGGTGACGAAGTCGTACGCGCCTTCCTTCATGGCCTCGACGGCGGTCTCCACCGTGCCGTACGCGGTCATCAAGACGACTTCCGTGTCCGGACTCACCGCGTGGGCGGCGCGCAAGAGCTCCACGCCGCTCATGCCCGGCATCATCAGATCAGTGATCATCACCGGGATGGACTCGCGGCGAATGACCTCCAACGCCTCGGCGCCCGTGGAGGCGCCCACCGCCCGGTAGCCTTCCTTCGCAAACAGGCGCACCAGCGAGTCGAGGTTGGCGGCCTCGTCGTCGACGATGAGCAGCGTGACTGGGTCGAGGGCGGTGGTCATGGCGGGAATAAACCGCGAGGGTCGTCGCAGATTCCGTGATCAGCCGACGGCGAGCAGCTCCACCTCGAAGATCAGCGTCGCGCCGGGCGGGATGGCGCCGGGGAAGCCGCGGTCCCCGTAGGCCAGGTTCGAAGGAATGGTCAGCTTGCGCTTCTCGCCCACCTTCATGCCCGCGACGCCCTCGTCCCAGCCGCGGATCACCTGGCCGGCCCCGAGCTGGAAGGGGAAGGGCCGGCCGCGGTCGACGGAGGAGTCGAACTTCTTCCCGTCGGTGAGCCAGCCCGTGTAGTGCACGGTGACCTTCTTTCCCGCGGTGGCCTCGGGGCCGGTGCCGGTCTGAAGCACGTCGTAGGTCAGGCCGCTGGCGGTGGTGGGCATGGTGCGCTTTCTGGCCGCGGTCGCGGCCGTTCGCGTGGAGCTGCGGTGGAGCGATACTACGGTGTGAGCACCCGCACCGACGCGGGTTCGAGCTGAATGCCGATGTAGCGGCCGCCGTCGTCCGGGTATTCGACGATGTCCGAGAAGTTGGCGTCGAGCTGCGCGGCGGAGTCGTTCTGCCAGGTGCCGTCGGCGGCCTGGTGGAGCACGAAGAACCCCGGGAAGCCGAAGCCGGCGGCCACGATCTCCGCGCCGCCGTCGGGCAGGTCCACCTCGAAAGCTCGGCGCACGACGCCGCCGTTGTTGTTGAGGCCGGCGACGGGCGCGGCGAGGCCCACGCCCGTGGTCTCGTCGAAGGCGAAGAGGCCCTGGCTGCTGCCGCAGCACGGGTTGGA
This DNA window, taken from Deltaproteobacteria bacterium, encodes the following:
- a CDS encoding FKBP-type peptidyl-prolyl cis-trans isomerase, with the protein product MPTTASGLTYDVLQTGTGPEATAGKKVTVHYTGWLTDGKKFDSSVDRGRPFPFQLGAGQVIRGWDEGVAGMKVGEKRKLTIPSNLAYGDRGFPGAIPPGATLIFEVELLAVG